CGCCAAAGAGTTCATGATCAAATATGGCGTTAAAACTGCTATTTATGAAAGATTTGATAATTCTGCTAAAGCACGGGAATACTGTCAAAAACTTAAGGGAAAATGCGTGATCAAGTATGATGGACTGGCAGCAGGCAAGGGCGTTTTTGTTTGTAATACCCTTAAAGAAGTAGAAGATGCCCTTATCATTATAAATGATACCTATGGTGCTGATGCCAGAATTCTGATCGAGGAATTACTTACTGGTCAGGAATTATCTATACTCGCTTTCACCAATGGCTCAGAATATCAGATATTATTACCTTCTCAGGATCATAAACAATTATTGGATAACGATAAAGGACCCAATACGGGAGGAATGGGTGCCTATTGCCCCGTGGATTTCTGCACAGATGAAATGCTGGAACAGATCAAGAAGGAAATAATTGAACCAACTATCCAGGGCTTAAAGCAAGAAAATTTCAATTACCACGGTGTGCTCTATTTTGGTTTAATGATTACTCCCGATGGGGTCAGTGTGCTCGAGTATAATGTACGCATGGGTGATCCAGAGACAGAGGTTGTATTACCTGCCTTAAAAAGTGATCTGCTTGAACTAGTTCTGGCGTGTTTCAAGGGAGGATTACAAGAATTTAACCTGGAATTTAATCCAGGATATTTTGTGGATGTAGTCCTGGCATCAGGAGGTTATCCTTCTCATTACACCAAAGGTTATCCTATTGATATTCCACTTGAAGTAGATGGTGTTATATTCCATGCTGGCAGTAAATTAGACAATGATATAATTGTAACATCTGGCGGCAGAGTATTGAATGTGGTTGCTGATGGAAAAGATCTTAATTCTGCGATCAAGAACGCTTATGATCTGGTTTCCAAAGTATCATTTAAGGATATGTATTATCGGACTGATATAGGTACCAGGAATTTATAAATGAAAGATAAAATCAAGCTTCTAATTATGATCTCTGGCAGAGGGTCAAATATGGAAGCTATCCTTAGAAATACAATCTCTGGCAAACTGGAATCACTAGTAGA
The window above is part of the Candidatus Stygibacter australis genome. Proteins encoded here:
- the purD gene encoding phosphoribosylamine--glycine ligase, yielding AKEFMIKYGVKTAIYERFDNSAKAREYCQKLKGKCVIKYDGLAAGKGVFVCNTLKEVEDALIIINDTYGADARILIEELLTGQELSILAFTNGSEYQILLPSQDHKQLLDNDKGPNTGGMGAYCPVDFCTDEMLEQIKKEIIEPTIQGLKQENFNYHGVLYFGLMITPDGVSVLEYNVRMGDPETEVVLPALKSDLLELVLACFKGGLQEFNLEFNPGYFVDVVLASGGYPSHYTKGYPIDIPLEVDGVIFHAGSKLDNDIIVTSGGRVLNVVADGKDLNSAIKNAYDLVSKVSFKDMYYRTDIGTRNL